GCCCATGCATATAACGCTCGGCAAGCCAAGCCTGAAGCGTGGCGTTGCCGGCGGTCAGCAGATTGCCCAGCTGATAAACCACGCCGGTAAAGGTGCTGCGCACATTGGCGGGCGCGATTTCGTTGAGATGGGCAGGCAGCACGCCAAAGGTGCTCTGGACGAGAAACTGCATGGCAAAGGCCATGGCGCCGATGGCGACAGGTCCGTTGACGGTGGCCCAGAAGGGCAGCAGCGCCAGCGCCGCCAGCGAGGCCACGATCAGCTGGCGCCGCCGCCCTATGATCTGCGACAGGCTGCCACCCAGCAGGCTGCCAAAGATCGCGCCGAGATTGTAAACCACCGCGATGGCCGAGATGGTGGTGATCGGCAGGCCATGCTGCACCCGCAGATAGGTGGGATAGAGATCCTGCGTGCCATGGCTGAAGGTGGAGGCCGCCGCCATCAGCAGGGTTGCCATCACGATCAGCCCGGCATGCTGGCGCAAGGTTGCGATCAGACCGATCTCCGCCGGGGCCGAAACCGTGCCCTTCTCCCAGGCCGGGCTTTCGGGCACGGAGCGGCGGATGTAGAAGATCAACGCCGCCGGGATCATCGTGATCATGAAGAGGCCACGCCAGCCCAGCCAGTGGAAGCCCAGCCCATAGGCCAGCGCCGCCAGCAGATAGCCCACAGGATAGCCGGCTTGAAGCAGGCCCGACACCATGCCGCGCCATTTGGCATCGATGCTCTCCATCGCCAGCGAGGTGCCGATGCCCCATTCGCCGCCCATCGCCACGCCGTAAAGCGAGCGCAGGGTCAGGAACATCCACAGGCTGTTGGCGAACCCGGAGGCAAAGGACAGCGCGGAAAACAGCAGCACATTGACCAGCAAGGTCGGGCGGCGGCCGAAGCGATCCGCCAAACGCCCGAAGATGTAGGCGCCCACCACCCGCAGGCCGAGCGTGAGCGTCAGCGCCCAGGTGATGCCGGTGATCGTGGTGCCGAATTCGCGGGCGATATCGGCCATGACGAAAATCAGGATGAAGAAATCGAAGGCGTCCAGGGCCCAGCCCAGGAAACATGCGATCACGGTATGCCGCTGCTGGGCAGGCGTCATGGCTATCCTCTCTCTGTCTTATCTTGGCCGGCAGGCTGACACGTCTCGGGGCGCTTGCCAACCAAAAAATAACTGAATGGTTATGCTATGACGAGATGCGTTGCATGCCGCCGCCGCTTGGCTAGAATGATGCACATGACAGCGCACACCATCCCTCCGAGCAGCACCTCATCCTCCCCTTCCGACCGGGAAGCGGCGGCGCGCGAAAGAATCCTCACGGCCGCCCTGCAGGAATTCGCCGAGCATGGCTGGGGCGGCGCGCGAGTTGATCGTATCGCGGAACGTGCTGATATCAATAAAAGAATGCTTTACGCTTATGTTGGCA
The Novosphingobium terrae DNA segment above includes these coding regions:
- a CDS encoding MFS transporter, with the protein product MTPAQQRHTVIACFLGWALDAFDFFILIFVMADIAREFGTTITGITWALTLTLGLRVVGAYIFGRLADRFGRRPTLLVNVLLFSALSFASGFANSLWMFLTLRSLYGVAMGGEWGIGTSLAMESIDAKWRGMVSGLLQAGYPVGYLLAALAYGLGFHWLGWRGLFMITMIPAALIFYIRRSVPESPAWEKGTVSAPAEIGLIATLRQHAGLIVMATLLMAAASTFSHGTQDLYPTYLRVQHGLPITTISAIAVVYNLGAIFGSLLGGSLSQIIGRRRQLIVASLAALALLPFWATVNGPVAIGAMAFAMQFLVQSTFGVLPAHLNEIAPANVRSTFTGVVYQLGNLLTAGNATLQAWLAERYMHGHYGSAMAIVVAAGALLLALLAAVGQEAREKSLVAPA